One genomic region from Epinephelus moara isolate mb chromosome 8, YSFRI_EMoa_1.0, whole genome shotgun sequence encodes:
- the paip1 gene encoding polyadenylate-binding protein-interacting protein 1, whose protein sequence is MNESFDRAPGSGRSRNLPTDPGLADIVGDGDTKTQLFNQREPLRQPRTSPPFAENNMSAANAIAAGDFKRQNKPQQSANANSTSASIGFNEVDSLVKSSKLSASAPEFVPSGVSQYEDPSYYDDNESYYGEPTLAETVTDFLGHLSSSPGSFESDVEQITAMLNSWVTTEELLNELVELIYTQSTAIPNFSYTGARLCNYLSHHLTISPPSGNFRQLLLQRCRIEYEQRDAAVRGELETQKKFHSFVLFLGELYLNLEIKRGKGPPIRADILLNGLKDLMNSLFSNPVDANLICAVKLLKLTGSVLDDAWKESGKPHMDELIQRIETILLDATCSRDVRQMLLKLVELRSSDWGRVRAAAAASNATPDNDPNYFMNEPTFYTEDGTPFTAADPEYAEKYQEIMDRQHYFHDIDGENGNDLYDSEDEMEPEIEEAFENFCLESERKRQQ, encoded by the exons ATGAACGAGAGTTTCGACCGAGCTCCTGGATCGGGGAGAAGCCGAAATCTCCCCACAGACCCCGGGCTAGCTGATATCGTCGGGGACGGGGACACCAAAACCCAGCTTTTCAACCAAAGGGAACCGCTGAGGCAGCCGCGAACATCCCCGCCTTTCGCTGAGAACAACATGAGCGCGGCCAACGCCATTGCTGCTGGAG acTTTAAAAGACAGAACAAACCCCAACAAAGTGCGAATGCCAACAGTACGTCTGCCTCCATAGGTTTTAATGAGGTGGATTCCTTGGTCAAGTCATCAAAGCTTTCAGCCAGTGCCCCAGAGTTTGTCCCCTCGGGAGTCAGCCAGTATGAA GACCCCTCTTATTATGATGACAATGAAAGCTACTACGGTGAACCAACCTTGGCTGAAACGGTCACAGACTTCCTCGGCCACCTGAGCTCCTCACCAGGGTCCTTCGAGTCAGATGTTGAACAGATAACTGCCATGCTCAATTCCTGGGTTACTACTGAAGAGTTGTTGAATGAGCTGGTGGAACTGATCTACACACAG TCGACGGCCATTCCAAACTTCTCTTACACGGGCGCCAGGCTCTGTAACTACCTGTCCCATCACCTCACTATCAGCCCACCAAGTGGCAACTTTCGACAGCTCCTCCTGCaaag ATGTCGAATAGAGTATGAACAGAGGGATGCAGCTGTTCGCGGAGAACTGGAAACCCAGAAGAAATTCCACTCCTTTGTGCTCTTTCTGGGAGAGCTATACCTTAACCTGGAG ATTAAGAGAGGGAAAGGACCTCCAATTCGAGCAGATATCCTCCTCAATGGTCTGAAGGACCTGATGAACAGCCTGTTCTCAAATCCTGTGGATGCAAATCTCATCTGCGCTGTGAAACTGCTTAAG CTGACAGGCTCTGTCCTGGATGACGCGTGGAAAGAAAGTGGGAAACCACACATGGATGAACTGATCCAAAGAATAGAGACTATTCTACTGGATGCCACCTGCAGCAG agatGTCAGACAGATGCTTCTAAAACTAGTGGAGTTGAGATCAAGTGACTGGGGCAGAGTCCGTGCTGCCGCGGCAGCCAGCAACGCCACACCAGACAACGACCCTAACTACTTTATG AATGAACCTACATTCTACACAGAAGACGGCACTCCTTTCACAGCAGCAGATCCAG AATATGCTGAAAAATACCAGGAGATCATGGACAGGCAGCATTATTTCCATGACATTGATGGAGAAAATGGAAATGACCT ATACGACTCTGAAGACGAGATGGAGCCTGAGATAGAAGAAGCTTTTGAGAATTTTTGTTTAGAATCAGAGAGGAAACGACAACAATGA
- the fgf10b gene encoding fibroblast growth factor 10b: protein MIRWAAGGSKAASASSCSRAGLGARSGSETIPRLRSTSTLLPSLSLPLLVALVVFSLSLPGAACHHLRRDKPRLANPRTLRVPLNISEAEVVSRPRATGGPLGRTGGPQGRHVRSYNHLQGDMRRRKLFSFQKFFLRIDRNGKVNGTKSKDDPLSILEITSVDVGVVAIKGLNSNYYLAISRKGEVYGAREFGVDCTLKERIEENGYNTYASAEWKNKKRQMFVGLNVHGKPLRGKKTRRKNTATHFLPIMV, encoded by the exons ATGATCAGATGGGCTGCTGGAGGGAGTAAGGCTGCCTCTGCCTCGTCCTGCTCCAGGGCTGGGCTAGGGGCTCGTTCTGGTTCGGAAACCATCCCCAGACTAAGGTCAACATCAACACTGCTTCCCTCCCTGTCTTTGCCTCTCCTAGTTGCCCTTGTggttttttccctctccctaCCCGGGGCGGCCTGCCATCACCTCCGCAGGGACAAACCAAGACTCGCCAACCCACGAACTCTCAGGGTTCCACTGAACATTTCAGAGGCCGAGGTTGTCTCTAGGCCCAGGGCCACTGGGGGCCCCCTGGGTCGGACTGGGGGGCCGCAGGGTAGGCATGTGCGCAGCTACAATCATCTCCAAGGGGACATGCGGAGGAGGAAGCTGTTCTCTTTCCAGAAGTTTTTCCTGAGGATCGATAGGAACGGAAAGGTCAATGGAACCAAGAGCAAAGATGACCCCCTCA GTATTCTGGAGATCACATCGGTGGACGTGGGAGTGGTGGCCATCAAAGGGCTGAACAGCAACTACTATCTGGCTATCAGCAGGAAGGGAGAGGTGTACGGAGCG AGAGAGTTCGGTGTCGACTGCACCCTGAAGGAGCGGATTGAGGAGAACGGCTACAACACGTACGCGTCAGCTGAGTGGAAGAACAAGAAGCGGCAGATGTTTGTGGGCCTGAATGTCCACGGGAAGCCGCTGAGAGGGAAGAAAACCCGCAGGAAGAACACAGCCACCCACTTCCTTCCAATTATGGTGTGA